The following proteins are encoded in a genomic region of Primulina huaijiensis isolate GDHJ02 chromosome 3, ASM1229523v2, whole genome shotgun sequence:
- the LOC140973827 gene encoding NAC domain-containing protein 7-like, with translation MNTFSHVPPGFRFHPTDEELVDYYLRRKVNSRRIDLDVIKDVDLYKIEPWDLEELCRIGTEEQNEWYFFSHKDKKYPTGTRTNRATGAGFWKATGRDKAIYSKQELIGMRKTLVFYKGRAPNGQKSDWIMHEYRLETDENGTPQAKGWVVCRVFKKRLATVRKLMGDHDSPIWYDDQVSFMQDMDSHNQHSRSNLQYPYPNYNSCKKELDLQYGIAPDHFLQLPLLESPKMASFPGLNNMNIGSNFLHPSGLNQEQININQNFHSMFKNNGEKNSNDQVTDWRILDKFVASQLSQEEISKENETFPVAEDSNMIARNLEEQEMALDNASNSMLSSCQIDLWK, from the exons ATGAATACTTTTTCACATGTTCCTCCCGGTTTCCGCTTCCATCCTACCGATGAAGAACTTGTTGATTATTATCTAAGGAGAAAGGTTAATTCAAGACGAATCGACTTGGATGTAATCAAAGATGTTGATCTTTACAAAATTGAGCCATGGGATCTTGAAG AGCTATGCAGAATAGGAACAGAAGAGCAAAATGAATGGTACTTTTTCAGCCACAAAGATAAGAAATATCCAACTGGAACGCGCACGAATAGAGCCACTGGAGCAGGGTTTTGGAAGGCAACTGGACGAGACAAGGCGATTTATTCGAAGCAAGAGTTAATTGGTATGAGAAAAACCTTGGTCTTTTACAAAGGAAGAGCACCAAATGGTCAAAAATCAGATTGGATCATGCACGAATATCGTCTGGAGACTGATGAAAATGGAACCCCTCAGGCAA AAGGATGGGTTGTTTGCAGGGTTTTCAAGAAACGATTAGCAACGGTTCGCAAACTCATGGGCGATCACGATTCACCTATCTGGTATGATGATCAAGTTTCATTCATGCAGGATATGGACTCCCATAATCAGCACTCTCGTTCAAATCTCCAATATCCGTACCCGAACTACAATTCTTGCAAGAAAGAGCTCGATTTGCAGTATGGAATCGCACCAGACCATTTCCTCCAGCTTCCTCTTTTAGAAAGTCCGAAAATGGCTTCTTTTCCAGGCCTGAACAACATGAACATTGGCAGTAATTTCTTGCACCCATCGGGGCTTAATCAAGAACAAATAAacattaatcaaaattttcactccATGTTTAAAAACAATGGcgaaaaaaattcaaacgacCAGGTTACAGACTGGAGGATTCTTGACAAATTTGTGGCATCCCAACTTAGCCAAGAAGAAATTTCTAAAGAAAACGAAACATTCCCGGTCGCTGAAGATTCCAATATGATTGCTAGGAACTTGGAGGAGCAAGAAATGGCCTTGGATAATGCTTCGAACTCAATGTTGTCAAGCTGCCAGATTGATCTGTGGAAGTGA